From the Lathyrus oleraceus cultivar Zhongwan6 chromosome 4, CAAS_Psat_ZW6_1.0, whole genome shotgun sequence genome, one window contains:
- the LOC127073460 gene encoding uncharacterized protein LOC127073460 — MMNPLPNIDKAFSLVIQQEREMHSSVAAMNPTTTNTEETVAFQIQTNSRSSNGKPNYSKSKTQGFNSARGHNRVCSHCGRTNHTVETCFMKHGYPLGFKGKSKFQSAGNSVQSAAAVNTASDTSPQGSATSSFGFTQEKYNNIIKLLQQSKLSPQANSISISSFAMNSHSTTQNESFQGNDWYN; from the exons ATGATGAATCCCCTTCCAAACATTGACAAAGCATTTTCTCTTGTTATTCAACAAGAACGAGAGATGCATAGTTCAGTAGCTGCTATGAATCCTACTACTACTAATACTGAGGAAACTGTGGCATTCCAAATTCAAACCAACTCAAGAAGTTCTAATGGAAAACCTAACTACTCAAAGAGCAAGACTCAAGGGTTTAATAGTGCTCGAGGTCATAATCGTGTATGCAGTCATTGTGGAAGAACAAATCATACCGTGGAGACTTGTTTCATGAAGCATGGTTATCCACTTGGATTTAAAGGAAAGAGTAAATTTCAGAGTGCTGGCAATAGTGTTCAATCCGCTGCTGCAGTTAACACTGCATCTGATACTTCTCCACAAGGCTCAGCAACATCTTCTTTTGGATTCACTCAGGAGAAGTATAACAACATCATAAAATTACTTCAACAGTCCAAACTTAGTCCTCAAGCCAATTCTATTTCCATTTCCTCTTTTGCCATGAACTCTCATTCAACCACTCAGAATG aatCTTTCCAAGGCAATGATTGGTACAACTAG